The following are encoded together in the Tepidiforma bonchosmolovskayae genome:
- a CDS encoding acetate--CoA ligase family protein, with product MSFESVLAQARAEGRTLLTEVEAKSLLEEAGVPVATTTLARTREEAQEQAERLGYPVVLKVVSPDIAHKSDVGGVKLNLASREAVGQAFDEILASAAQAVPGARITGVAVQHMAPQGTEVIVGMTTDPQFGPVMMFGLGGIMVEVLKDVSFRLVPLEEKDAREMIDEIKGRPVLSGVRGQPPADIDALTRTILKVSEFVEQHPEVKELDLNPVFAYPDGALAVDARIIIGEA from the coding sequence ATGTCGTTCGAATCCGTGCTGGCGCAGGCGCGCGCCGAGGGGCGCACCCTGCTGACCGAAGTTGAGGCGAAGTCGCTGCTGGAGGAGGCGGGCGTGCCGGTGGCCACCACGACGCTGGCCCGCACCCGCGAGGAGGCCCAGGAGCAGGCCGAACGGCTTGGGTACCCGGTGGTGCTGAAGGTCGTCTCGCCAGACATCGCCCACAAGTCGGACGTCGGCGGCGTGAAGCTGAACCTGGCCAGCCGTGAAGCTGTCGGCCAGGCCTTCGATGAGATTCTCGCGAGCGCGGCCCAGGCTGTCCCCGGGGCGCGCATCACCGGGGTGGCGGTCCAGCACATGGCGCCCCAGGGCACCGAGGTGATCGTCGGCATGACGACTGACCCGCAATTCGGGCCGGTCATGATGTTCGGGCTGGGCGGCATCATGGTCGAAGTGCTGAAGGATGTCTCCTTCCGGCTGGTGCCGCTCGAGGAGAAGGATGCGCGGGAGATGATCGACGAGATCAAAGGGCGCCCGGTGCTTTCCGGGGTGCGCGGGCAGCCGCCGGCCGACATCGATGCGCTGACCCGGACGATCCTGAAGGTCTCGGAGTTCGTCGAGCAGCACCCGGAGGTGAAGGAGCTGGACCTCAACCCGGTGTTCGCCTACCCGGACGGGGCGCTCGCGGTGGACGCCCGCATCATCATCGGCGAGGCATAG